The genome window TCCATTTATTCGAAACAAATTTAAAAATTTTATCTAAAGCCTTTGGAGTTGAACATGATTGATCTCATACTTTGGCCTTTGCTGGCAACGTTCGTTATTACGGGAATCCATGTGTATTTAGGTCTCCACGTGGTAACGCGGGGCGTGATATTTGTCGATTTAGCTTTGGCGCAAGTGGCTGCTTTTGGATCAGCCATTGGAATTATTGTTGGATTAGAGCATGATGGATATTCGAGTTATTTGTTGGCGGTCTCATTTACAATTATGGGTGCAGCCTTTTTTGCCTATGTACGCTCAAGTAAACAAAGAATACCTCAGGAAGCCATCATTGGAATTACTTATGTTGTGTGCGCAGCAGCTATGATATTACTCTTCAGTAAATCAGCAGAGGGATCGGAACATTTGAATCATTTACTAGTGGGATCCATTCTATTTGTTACACCAAATAAAATTGGCTACACAGCTTTGCTTTATGGCATTATAGGATACTTTCATTGGAAATACCGTGATCGGTTTTTCGAAACATCTCAATCCCATTATAAAACAGGTGAAATAGATAAATCTGTGCGATTTTGGGATTTTCTATTTTATGTTACTTTCGGTTTTGTTGTCACAAGTTCTGTGAAAATAGCCGGTGTACTACTGGTTTTTTCATTTTTAATTATTCCCACAGTGGCGGCGCTTTTATTCCAAGAATCCATTCGTGAGAGACTCATATTTGGTTGGATATTTAGTATGGTGGGGAGTTTTTTAGGGATGTTTGTATCCATTTGGTTTGATTTGCCAACAGGCGCAGCGATTGTTGTAACTTTCGGGATAATGCTGGCGATTTCAGGTCTTTATCGTGTGATAAACCGGTAAAATGAATTACCAGAAAATAAAACAGATAGTAGAAGGCATCCAAACAACCGATGGTGCCGGCGTCAATCTCACCCGCATTATTGGCTCGTCGGACCTCAATATGCTGGACCCGTTTTTACTTTTAGATGAATTCGGAAGCGACAATCCGGATGATTATATTGCCGGGTTTCCGCCACACCCGCACCGTGGATTTGAAACCATCACCTATATGCTCAACGGAAAGTGGCAGCATAAAGATTCTGCCGGAAACGAAGGTAAGTTAGGGGAAGGTTCTGTACAGTGGATGACCGCAGGCCGCGGTATCATTCATAGCGAAATGCCAATACAGACCGATGGCTTAGCCCGTGGATTCCAATTATGGCTTAACCTGCCAAAAGATAAAAAAATGATTGAGCCTGCTTACCAAGACATTGAATCCGAACAAATTCCCATTGTTAAAGAAAAGGCAGGAACGGTGAAAGTAATTTCGGGGGAATATAGTGGAACTATAGGTCCGGGAAAATCTCACACACCCGTTTTGATTTTGGATATCCGAATAAACCCCAACAGTGAGATAACTATCCCTGTGAATGATGATTGGAATGCCTTTGCATTTATTTATGAAGGTAAAATTTCGTATGGTAAAGTTTTGGAGAAGGGTCAATTGGCTGTATTTGAAACAGATGGGAATATTCAATTAAAAACTAATGACAAAAAAGCAGGGATTTTTCTCGCAGCCGGTGAACCTTTAAATGAACCGGTAGCAAGGGGCGGTCCTTTTGTCATGAATACCCGTGGTGAAATATTGCAGGCATTTTCTGATTATGAAAATGGTAAATTTGAATAATGACGCGCTGTGAATGGTCAACGAATAGTCCCCAATATTTACAATATCATGATGAAGAATGGGGTGTTCCGCTTCATGATGATACTACATTATTTGAGTTTTTAATTCTTGAAGGTGCTCAAGCGGGACTTAGTTGGGAAACTATTCTTAAAAAACGAGATGGTTATCGGGAGGCCTTCAATCAATTTGATGCGGAAAAAATATCAAAATATTCTGAATCTAAAATTGAATCTTTACTCCAAAATCCAAAAATTGTTCGTAACCGACTCAAGGTAAATTCAACCGTATTGAATGCCAAATTATTCCTGGATATTCAAAAGGAGTTCGGCAGTTTTGATAAATATATTTGGCAATTTACTCAGGGAATGACTATTCAGAATTCATTTCAACATATGTCAGAAATACCTGCAAATACTTCTGAATCCGATGCCATGAGCAAAGACCTGAAAAAACGAGGTTTCAAATTTATCGGTACCACTATTTGCTATGCATTCATGCAAGCTACAGGTATGGTGAATGACCATGTGGTAAATTGTTTTAGATATGAGGAATTATCCAAATGAAAGCCCATTATTTAGGGCATGTCGTTTTTTATGTGAAGAACTTGGAGAAATCCTTGGCCTTTTATCGAGACTTGCTTGGGTTCGAACTAGTTGGAGATTTCTTCCGTCCATTTACTGCTGTTGCACTTACTGCCGGCCGAACCCATCATGAAATTTTATTGATCCAAGTTGGAGATGCACCAGGGCCACCAAAAGGGCATCGAATTGGTCTCTATCACATTGGTATTAAGGTAGGTGATTCTTTAGATGAACTCCGCGCCGTGCGGGATGAGTTAATAGAATCCGAAATACCCATTTCAGGTATGAGTGACCATACGGTAAGCCAAAGTATTTACTTAGAAGATCCAGATGGAAACGAAGTTGAAATCTACGTGGATGATCCAGATGTGGATTGGAAGAACGATCCGTCTCTTGTTATGTCGCCCATCAGGCGGTTGGAATTGTAAAAGGGAACATTTTGTGATTATCCTCACATCCATACCTAAGAAATGAAACCAAACCAGGTGTAAATTCGTATACACGGGCAAAAAGGAAATTGTCATGAAAAAATTATTAATCATATCATTAATCATTATGACCGGAATTATAATTACTGGCCAAACCAAAAAAGACTCATCAAAAGGATTTGTTATGGACAAAGTTGTTAAAAGTAGTGAAGAATGGCAAACATGTCTCACACCTGAAGAGTACCAAGTTTTGAGAGAAAAAGGGACGGAAGCTGCTTTTACGGGAAAATATTATAAATATAAAGAAGTAGGCACTTATTTATGTGCGGCCTGCGGGAATGAGCTTTTTGCTTCGGGAACCAAATATGATTCAGGATCCGGATGGCCTGCATTTTTTGATGCATTGGATGAAACAAAAGTGAATACAAAACGGGATATTAGTTATGGAATGGTTCGAACTGAGATAACCTGCGCCAAATGTGACTCTCACTTAGGCCATGTTTTTGAAGATGGTCCAAAACCTACAGGATTACGATATTGTGTGAACTCATTGGCATTGGATTTTGCTCCAAAAAAATAAGCCAAATATTTAACTCATTTATTAAGGGCCGATTCGTTGGCCCTTTTTTTTAACTTATTAAAGTTATGATTGTCTAAAGAGCTAAGTTAATTCAATAAAGGTAAGAGGATTTTATGAAATTCCACATCAATCAACTCATATTTCTAACAATTATTACATCATTTGTATTTGCCCAAAGACCGATGGGAGGCGATTCTCCAGAACCTATTGATTGGGTTAAAAAATTGGATTTATCTGAGGATCAAGCCAAACAAATGGATCAAATCCAAAAAAAGTTCAGAGATGAAATTACGGTAATGCGTGAGAATCGATCTGGAAATCCAATGCAAATGATGGGACGAATGCAAGAGAAACAAAAACAAAGAGATAAAGCAGTCAAAAAAGTCCTCTCTAAAAAGCAAAATAAAAAATACAAAAAAGAATTGAAGTCCCAGCAGAAAGACAGAAGAAAACGCATGGGAAATAAAAGACAAGGGCAAGGCCGTAAAGGTGGTGGCCAAGGGAGACGACGGAATTGATAAAAATATATATTTTAAGTTTACTAACTATTTCAATAATTCTGGGGCAAAAACAAACTCAAGATATTTCAGGAGTCGTAATTGACATAGACAATTTGGAACCGCTGCCTTATGCCAATGTGGTTGTTCAGGATATGAATCGAGGGATTACAACCAATTCTGATGGACAATTTGTTTTGGTGGATGTGCCTGCGGTTCCTTGTACGCTGATTATCTCTTATATTGGATATCGTAGGGCGAAGATAGGATATGATAATTCTGGCCCAAAGCGGGCAATGGATATTCGGCTCAAAATGGAAGCTTTGGATTTTCAGGCAGTTGACGTAATCGCTGATGAATACCAGATTATGAAAAGTGCTGATGAAGTGAGCAAAGTTACATTGTCGCCGCGCCAACTTGCTTTACTTCCCAATATGGGAGAAGTGGATATTTTTCGTTCGCTCCAATTATTGCCAGGGATAAGTAGTACTGGTGACGGATCTTCCGGTATTAATGTCCGTGGCGGTGGCTCTAACCAGAATATGATATTACTAGATGGCATGAATATTTATCACGTGGATCATTTCTTCGGTATGTTTAGCGCTTTCAATGCCGATGCCATTAAGGATGTTCAAGTTTATAAAGGAGGATTCCCGGCTAAATATGGCGGGCGGCTTTCCAGCGTAATTGATATGACGGGTAAAAATGGGGATTTGACTCGTCGTCAATTTGGTGTGGGCGCTAATCTTATGTCGACTCAATTATTATACGAAACACCCATTATTATGGGTGGTAGTTGGTTGTTTTCTTTTCGACGGTCATATTCGGATTTTATGTCCAGCCCATTCTTTGACAAAATGTATGAATTTGTGACGGGTGATGATGAAGTACCAACAAATAATCGGCGAAGAGTCAATCCGGATAACCCTGATCAAGAGGATGCTTTTCAGCAGCAAATTTTCCCAACCTTTTATTTTTACGATCTTCATAATAAAGTCACCTTCACCCCTGGAAGGAATGATGTGGTCAGTCTAAGTATGTATGGTGGTAGAGATTTTTTAAATGAATCGCGCCAGACAGAAGGTGTCAGGGGACGTCCCGGCGGCGGCGGTGGTGGCAATCAGCAAAATGTCACACGGATTGATGATAATAATACGGACTGGGGGAATTTGGGTGTGAGTCTGCGTTGGAATCATCATTGGACAGACCGTTTTTCTAGCCAAGCTTTATTCAGTTCATCACGGTTCAAAAGTAATTATGATCGTCATCTTTATACAGAAGGCGGTGGGGGGAGATCCTTTAAAATAGGAGAAGGTAATGGTGCCAAGGATCAATCATTACG of Candidatus Neomarinimicrobiota bacterium contains these proteins:
- a CDS encoding metal ABC transporter permease yields the protein MNMIDLILWPLLATFVITGIHVYLGLHVVTRGVIFVDLALAQVAAFGSAIGIIVGLEHDGYSSYLLAVSFTIMGAAFFAYVRSSKQRIPQEAIIGITYVVCAAAMILLFSKSAEGSEHLNHLLVGSILFVTPNKIGYTALLYGIIGYFHWKYRDRFFETSQSHYKTGEIDKSVRFWDFLFYVTFGFVVTSSVKIAGVLLVFSFLIIPTVAALLFQESIRERLIFGWIFSMVGSFLGMFVSIWFDLPTGAAIVVTFGIMLAISGLYRVINR
- a CDS encoding pirin family protein; the encoded protein is MNYQKIKQIVEGIQTTDGAGVNLTRIIGSSDLNMLDPFLLLDEFGSDNPDDYIAGFPPHPHRGFETITYMLNGKWQHKDSAGNEGKLGEGSVQWMTAGRGIIHSEMPIQTDGLARGFQLWLNLPKDKKMIEPAYQDIESEQIPIVKEKAGTVKVISGEYSGTIGPGKSHTPVLILDIRINPNSEITIPVNDDWNAFAFIYEGKISYGKVLEKGQLAVFETDGNIQLKTNDKKAGIFLAAGEPLNEPVARGGPFVMNTRGEILQAFSDYENGKFE
- a CDS encoding DNA-3-methyladenine glycosylase I, giving the protein MTRCEWSTNSPQYLQYHDEEWGVPLHDDTTLFEFLILEGAQAGLSWETILKKRDGYREAFNQFDAEKISKYSESKIESLLQNPKIVRNRLKVNSTVLNAKLFLDIQKEFGSFDKYIWQFTQGMTIQNSFQHMSEIPANTSESDAMSKDLKKRGFKFIGTTICYAFMQATGMVNDHVVNCFRYEELSK
- a CDS encoding VOC family protein, producing MKAHYLGHVVFYVKNLEKSLAFYRDLLGFELVGDFFRPFTAVALTAGRTHHEILLIQVGDAPGPPKGHRIGLYHIGIKVGDSLDELRAVRDELIESEIPISGMSDHTVSQSIYLEDPDGNEVEIYVDDPDVDWKNDPSLVMSPIRRLEL
- the msrB gene encoding peptide-methionine (R)-S-oxide reductase MsrB, whose amino-acid sequence is MKKLLIISLIIMTGIIITGQTKKDSSKGFVMDKVVKSSEEWQTCLTPEEYQVLREKGTEAAFTGKYYKYKEVGTYLCAACGNELFASGTKYDSGSGWPAFFDALDETKVNTKRDISYGMVRTEITCAKCDSHLGHVFEDGPKPTGLRYCVNSLALDFAPKK
- a CDS encoding TonB-dependent receptor, encoding MIKIYILSLLTISIILGQKQTQDISGVVIDIDNLEPLPYANVVVQDMNRGITTNSDGQFVLVDVPAVPCTLIISYIGYRRAKIGYDNSGPKRAMDIRLKMEALDFQAVDVIADEYQIMKSADEVSKVTLSPRQLALLPNMGEVDIFRSLQLLPGISSTGDGSSGINVRGGGSNQNMILLDGMNIYHVDHFFGMFSAFNADAIKDVQVYKGGFPAKYGGRLSSVIDMTGKNGDLTRRQFGVGANLMSTQLLYETPIIMGGSWLFSFRRSYSDFMSSPFFDKMYEFVTGDDEVPTNNRRRVNPDNPDQEDAFQQQIFPTFYFYDLHNKVTFTPGRNDVVSLSMYGGRDFLNESRQTEGVRGRPGGGGGGNQQNVTRIDDNNTDWGNLGVSLRWNHHWTDRFSSQALFSSSRFKSNYDRHLYTEGGGGRSFKIGEGNGAKDQSLRIDNVLHANANHILEFGLEMTNLGTHYDVTVFDTIPILDLESNTLLTSLYLEDRWQVTPSLTLGIGLRATSQTGLDSLLVMDLATDSVFISPRLSFNWKIGDRFSLKGAWGNYFQFINNIVLEDVLQGNSNFWLVSDDNIPAGSAEHQILGMKYETRNYLFEVEGYRKFLDGLVEYTRRFQELADYGNYFFFGDGYAEGVEFLAQKKSGAFNGWLSYTYANVKYDFGALAPEPYPASHDKTHEAKIVGTYKWGPWNFASTFVYSTGTPYTTPQSRYYLPLLNGDEFIYIHVSEKNGYRLPDYHRMDVSVFRQMITPAFKWDVGISVFNLYNRKNVNYREYDLDVIPVVVSDMLLLPMTITLFFKVTLK